The Thioalkalivibrio sulfidiphilus HL-EbGr7 genome includes a window with the following:
- a CDS encoding peptide chain release factor 3, with protein sequence MSSKHATETARRRTFAIISHPDAGKTTITEKLLLFGGAIQLAGTVKGRKAARHATSDWMELEKQRGISVTSSVMQFPYKGRIVNLLDTPGHEDFSEDTYRTLTAVDSALMVIDVAKGVEERTIKLMDVCRMRDTPIMTFINKLDREGREPIDLLDEVEQVLKIQCAPVTWPIGMGKRFKGVYHIHNDAVHLYSPTHGGKIQHGEVIQGLDNPRLDELLGGQAAELREELELVMGASHSFDKAEYLAGRQTPVFFGSAINNFGVQELLDDFVEHAPGPLPRATESRTVDPAEETFSGFVFKIQANMDPQHRDRIAFLRVCSGTFSKGMKVHQVRIKRDVKISDALTFMASDREHVEEAYPGDIIGLHNHGTIRIGDTFTQGEQLIFTGIPNFAPELFRRAHLRDPLKMKQLQKGLQQLCEEGATQLFKPLTNNDLILGAVGVLQFDVVAHRLKAEYNVDASFENVNVQTARWVSCDNARKFEEFQEKAAANLAIDHGGDLVYIAPTRVNLQMAQEKWPEVRFHATREHGVAA encoded by the coding sequence ATGAGTTCCAAGCACGCCACCGAGACCGCCCGCCGTCGCACCTTTGCGATCATCTCCCACCCGGACGCGGGCAAGACCACCATCACCGAGAAGCTGCTGCTGTTCGGCGGTGCCATCCAGCTGGCCGGCACCGTGAAGGGCCGCAAGGCGGCGCGCCATGCTACCTCCGACTGGATGGAGCTGGAGAAGCAGCGCGGCATTTCCGTGACCTCCTCCGTCATGCAGTTCCCCTACAAGGGGCGCATCGTGAACCTGCTGGACACCCCGGGCCACGAGGACTTCTCCGAGGACACCTACCGCACCCTGACCGCCGTGGACTCGGCGCTCATGGTCATCGACGTGGCCAAGGGCGTGGAGGAGCGCACCATCAAGCTCATGGACGTGTGCCGCATGCGCGACACGCCCATCATGACCTTCATCAACAAGCTGGACCGGGAGGGCCGCGAGCCCATCGACCTGCTGGACGAGGTGGAGCAGGTGCTCAAGATCCAGTGCGCCCCGGTGACCTGGCCCATCGGCATGGGCAAGCGCTTCAAGGGCGTGTACCACATCCACAACGACGCGGTGCACCTGTACTCGCCCACCCACGGCGGCAAGATCCAGCACGGCGAGGTGATCCAGGGGCTGGACAACCCGCGCCTGGATGAGCTGCTGGGCGGTCAGGCCGCCGAGCTGCGCGAGGAGCTGGAGCTGGTGATGGGCGCGTCCCACAGCTTCGACAAGGCCGAGTACTTGGCCGGCCGCCAGACCCCGGTGTTCTTCGGCTCTGCCATCAACAACTTCGGCGTGCAGGAACTGCTGGACGACTTCGTGGAACACGCCCCGGGCCCGCTGCCCCGGGCCACCGAGAGCCGCACCGTGGATCCCGCCGAGGAGACCTTCAGCGGCTTCGTGTTCAAGATCCAGGCGAACATGGACCCCCAGCACCGGGACCGCATCGCCTTCCTGCGGGTCTGCTCGGGCACCTTCAGCAAGGGCATGAAGGTGCACCAGGTACGCATCAAGCGGGACGTGAAGATCAGCGACGCACTCACCTTCATGGCCTCGGACCGCGAGCACGTGGAGGAGGCCTATCCGGGCGACATCATCGGCCTGCACAACCACGGCACCATCCGCATCGGCGACACCTTCACCCAGGGCGAGCAGCTGATCTTCACCGGCATCCCCAACTTCGCCCCGGAACTGTTCCGCCGCGCCCACCTGCGCGATCCTCTGAAGATGAAACAGCTGCAGAAGGGCCTGCAACAGCTCTGCGAGGAGGGCGCCACCCAGCTGTTCAAGCCGCTCACCAACAACGACCTGATCCTGGGTGCGGTGGGCGTGCTGCAGTTCGACGTGGTGGCCCATCGGCTCAAGGCCGAGTACAACGTGGACGCCAGCTTCGAGAACGTGAACGTGCAGACCGCCCGCTGGGTGAGCTGTGACAACGCGCGCAAGTTTGAGGAATTCCAGGAGAAGGCCGCGGCCAACCTGGCCATCGACCATGGCGGCGACCTGGTGTACATCGCGCCCACCCGGGTGAACCTTCAGATGGCCCAGGAGAAGTGGCCCGAGGTGCGCTTCCACGCCACCCGGGAGCACGGCGTGGCCGCCTGA
- a CDS encoding DUF3106 domain-containing protein, whose translation MRHLMLLLLLGVLSFGTLPASAGHRHHDGEQGRHAYLKVAEQPAPAWSALNREQRALLAPYAASWDSLPDGQRHRLLRAAERWHHMGPEEQARFRERLERFRDMDPEERAATRERWERFRALPPEERERLRARWEAMSPEERQAARERHRRWHEHLKTLPEEERRALRERLRVMEPEERRRFMHDAMPGQGNGQD comes from the coding sequence ATGCGTCACCTGATGCTCCTGCTGCTGCTGGGCGTGCTTAGCTTCGGGACCTTGCCCGCCAGTGCAGGGCACCGGCACCACGATGGTGAGCAGGGTCGGCATGCCTATCTCAAGGTGGCGGAACAGCCGGCGCCGGCCTGGTCGGCGCTCAACCGCGAACAGCGTGCCCTGCTGGCCCCCTACGCAGCATCCTGGGATTCGCTGCCGGACGGTCAGCGCCATCGCCTGTTGCGGGCGGCGGAACGCTGGCATCACATGGGCCCGGAGGAACAGGCCCGCTTCCGGGAGCGACTGGAACGGTTCAGGGACATGGACCCCGAGGAACGGGCCGCCACCCGGGAACGCTGGGAGCGCTTCCGTGCCCTGCCGCCGGAGGAACGCGAACGCCTGCGCGCGCGCTGGGAGGCCATGAGCCCCGAGGAGCGCCAGGCGGCCCGCGAGCGTCACCGCCGCTGGCATGAACACCTCAAGACGCTGCCCGAGGAAGAGCGCCGTGCCCTGCGTGAGCGCCTGCGGGTAATGGAGCCCGAAGAACGGCGACGCTTCATGCACGATGCCATGCCCGGGCAGGGCAATGGACAGGATTGA
- a CDS encoding RNA polymerase sigma factor, with protein sequence MDRTNATDNEVSLDRFLSGVQARAVRMAALALNDRDAALDVVQDAMEKLITRYADRPEFEWQPLFWRILQSRIMDAHRRRSVRNRVVSLFGFAGNGHDEDDRDMGPDDWADTRTPEPDQALSDEHFGNDLERALASLPLRQQQAFLLRVWEGLDTAETAQALGISEGSVKTHVHRAMAALRQRLEAYR encoded by the coding sequence TTGGACCGGACGAACGCGACGGACAACGAAGTCTCTCTCGACCGGTTCCTGTCCGGGGTTCAGGCACGGGCAGTGCGCATGGCCGCCCTGGCGCTCAATGACCGCGACGCGGCCCTGGATGTGGTGCAGGACGCCATGGAGAAGCTGATCACCCGCTACGCTGACAGGCCGGAGTTCGAGTGGCAGCCGTTGTTCTGGCGCATCCTGCAGAGCCGGATCATGGATGCCCATCGCCGGCGCAGCGTACGCAACCGCGTGGTCTCCCTGTTCGGTTTCGCGGGCAACGGCCACGACGAGGACGACCGGGACATGGGGCCGGACGACTGGGCCGACACCCGCACCCCGGAACCGGACCAGGCCTTGAGTGACGAGCACTTCGGCAATGATCTGGAGAGGGCCCTGGCATCGCTGCCCCTGCGCCAGCAACAGGCCTTCCTGCTACGGGTCTGGGAAGGACTGGACACCGCCGAGACGGCCCAGGCCCTGGGCATCAGCGAGGGCAGCGTGAAGACCCATGTGCACCGTGCCATGGCCGCACTCAGGCAGCGGCTGGAGGCGTACCGATGA
- the rimI gene encoding ribosomal protein S18-alanine N-acetyltransferase yields MSAILSTNPQLRPMRHEDLDEIMVVELSAYPYPWTEGIFRDCMRVGYSCWVMTEAQRLVGYGVMSMAVGECHVLNLCVRPECQGRGYGRILLRGLLDHARRHKVETAFLEVRPSNTPAVQLYYSEGFNEVGLRKRYYPADNGREDALVLARDITG; encoded by the coding sequence TTGAGCGCCATTCTCAGTACAAACCCGCAGCTTCGCCCCATGCGTCACGAGGACCTGGACGAGATCATGGTCGTGGAGCTCAGTGCCTATCCCTATCCCTGGACCGAGGGGATCTTCCGGGACTGCATGCGGGTAGGGTACTCCTGCTGGGTGATGACCGAGGCGCAACGGCTGGTGGGCTACGGTGTGATGTCCATGGCGGTCGGGGAATGTCACGTGCTCAACCTGTGCGTGCGACCCGAATGCCAGGGACGGGGCTACGGTCGCATCCTGCTGCGGGGGCTCCTGGACCACGCCCGCCGGCACAAGGTGGAGACCGCCTTCCTGGAGGTGCGCCCCTCAAACACCCCGGCTGTGCAGCTCTACTACAGCGAGGGCTTCAACGAGGTGGGCCTGCGCAAGCGCTACTATCCCGCGGACAACGGCCGGGAGGATGCCCTGGTGCTGGCCAGGGATATAACTGGTTGA
- a CDS encoding uracil-DNA glycosylase: MGMSPEQRQRYLETMGIQRWVPRAVPDAPAASGAVPVAYEASQAPAPVVEVSAGDVSQLDWDELAARVAACSRCGELAATRTQTVFGVGDRQADWLFIGEAPGAEEDRQGEPFVGRAGQLLDSMLFALGLKRGRGVYIANILKCRPPGNRDPKPEEARACRAYLDRQIDLIQPRIIVALGRIAAQNLLGTDEPLGRLRGKPLNYRDIPLVITYHPAYLLRQPADKRKAWEDLCLARRVMGV, translated from the coding sequence ATGGGCATGAGCCCGGAGCAGCGTCAGCGCTACCTGGAGACCATGGGGATCCAGCGCTGGGTGCCCCGGGCCGTGCCCGATGCCCCGGCCGCCTCTGGAGCGGTGCCGGTGGCGTACGAGGCTTCGCAGGCACCGGCGCCCGTCGTCGAGGTCTCTGCCGGGGACGTCTCGCAACTGGATTGGGATGAACTGGCCGCCCGGGTGGCGGCCTGCTCCCGTTGCGGGGAACTGGCCGCCACCCGCACCCAGACCGTGTTCGGGGTGGGGGACCGGCAGGCGGACTGGCTGTTCATCGGCGAGGCCCCGGGGGCCGAGGAGGACCGTCAGGGCGAGCCCTTCGTGGGCCGGGCCGGGCAACTGCTGGACAGCATGCTGTTCGCCCTCGGGCTCAAGCGGGGCCGGGGGGTCTACATCGCCAACATCCTCAAGTGCCGCCCCCCGGGCAACCGAGACCCGAAGCCCGAGGAGGCCCGGGCATGCCGTGCCTACCTGGACCGGCAGATCGACCTGATCCAACCGCGCATCATCGTCGCCCTGGGCCGCATCGCCGCCCAGAACCTGCTGGGCACCGACGAGCCCCTGGGCCGTCTGCGTGGCAAGCCGTTGAACTACCGCGACATTCCCCTGGTCATTACCTATCATCCGGCCTATCTGCTGCGCCAGCCGGCGGACAAGCGCAAGGCCTGGGAAGACCTCTGCCTGGCCCGCCGTGTGATGGGTGTCTGA
- a CDS encoding 2-isopropylmalate synthase, giving the protein MSGSDKLIIFDTTLRDGEQSPGASMTREEKVRIAKALEKMRVDVIEAGFPIASPGDFESVQAVARAVKDSTVCGLARAKDSDIDRAGEALKDAASARIHTFIATSPIHMQHKLRMSPDQVLEQAVKAVKRARQHTDNVEFSAEDAGRSELDFLCRVIEAVIDAGARTINIPDTVGYNIPQQFGELIKNLIERVPNSDKAVFSVHCHNDLGLAVANSLSAVLNGARQVECTINGLGERAGNASLEEIVMAVRTRQDVFSCNTTLDTTQIVPCSRLVSGITGFPVQPNKAIVGANAFAHESGIHQDGVLKHRDTYEIMRAQDVGWSDNRIVLGKHSGRNAFKTRLKDLGIEFESEEELNEAFARFKDLADRKHEIFDEDLQALVTETATAMEDETYKLVALKVCSETGETPVASVTLNVNGEEKSGTAEGGGPVDAAFKAIESIAPSGTELQLYSVNNITSGTDAQGEVTVRLEKAGRVVNGQGADTDIVIASAKAYLNALNRLTNPPGRAHPQRGDV; this is encoded by the coding sequence ATGTCAGGCAGCGACAAGCTCATCATTTTCGACACCACCTTGCGCGACGGCGAGCAGAGTCCCGGCGCGTCCATGACCCGCGAGGAGAAGGTGCGCATCGCCAAGGCCCTGGAGAAGATGCGCGTGGACGTCATCGAGGCGGGCTTCCCCATCGCCAGCCCCGGCGACTTCGAGTCCGTGCAGGCGGTGGCCCGCGCGGTGAAGGATTCCACCGTGTGCGGTCTGGCCCGGGCCAAGGACAGCGACATCGACCGGGCCGGCGAGGCCCTGAAGGACGCCGCCTCCGCACGCATCCACACCTTCATCGCCACCTCGCCCATCCACATGCAGCACAAGCTGCGCATGAGCCCGGACCAGGTGCTGGAGCAGGCGGTCAAGGCGGTCAAGCGCGCCCGCCAGCACACCGACAACGTGGAGTTCTCCGCCGAGGACGCCGGGCGTTCCGAGCTGGACTTCCTGTGCCGGGTGATCGAGGCGGTGATCGACGCCGGCGCCCGCACCATCAACATCCCCGACACCGTGGGCTACAACATCCCCCAGCAGTTCGGCGAGTTGATCAAGAATCTCATCGAGCGGGTGCCCAACTCCGACAAGGCGGTGTTCTCCGTGCACTGCCACAACGACCTGGGCCTGGCCGTGGCCAACTCCCTGTCCGCGGTGCTCAACGGCGCCCGGCAGGTGGAGTGCACCATCAACGGCCTGGGCGAGCGGGCGGGCAATGCTTCGCTCGAGGAGATCGTCATGGCGGTGCGCACCCGCCAGGACGTGTTCTCCTGCAACACGACGCTCGACACCACCCAGATCGTGCCCTGCTCGCGCCTGGTCTCCGGCATCACCGGTTTCCCGGTGCAGCCCAACAAGGCCATCGTGGGGGCGAACGCCTTCGCCCATGAGTCCGGCATCCACCAGGACGGCGTGCTCAAGCACCGCGACACCTACGAAATCATGCGCGCCCAGGACGTGGGCTGGTCCGACAACCGCATCGTGCTGGGCAAGCACTCCGGCCGCAACGCCTTCAAGACCCGACTCAAGGACCTGGGCATCGAGTTCGAGTCCGAGGAGGAGTTGAACGAGGCCTTCGCCCGGTTCAAGGATCTGGCCGACCGCAAGCACGAGATCTTTGATGAGGATCTCCAGGCCCTGGTGACCGAGACCGCCACCGCCATGGAGGACGAGACCTACAAGCTGGTGGCGCTCAAGGTCTGTTCCGAGACCGGCGAGACTCCGGTGGCCTCGGTGACCCTGAACGTCAATGGCGAGGAGAAGAGCGGCACTGCCGAGGGCGGTGGCCCCGTGGATGCGGCCTTCAAGGCCATCGAATCCATCGCGCCGAGCGGCACCGAGCTGCAGCTCTATTCGGTGAACAACATCACCAGCGGCACCGACGCCCAGGGCGAGGTGACCGTGCGCCTGGAGAAGGCGGGCCGGGTGGTCAACGGCCAGGGTGCCGATACGGACATCGTCATCGCCTCGGCCAAGGCCTATCTCAATGCCCTTAACCGGCTGACCAATCCTCCCGGCCGGGCCCATCCCCAGCGTGGCGACGTCTGA
- the pssA gene encoding CDP-diacylglycerol--serine O-phosphatidyltransferase produces MSDTEPQAGDQKARRGIYLLPNLFTTAALFAGFYAIVAAINDQFTAAAIAVFVAMVLDGIDGRVARMTNTQSAFGAEYDSLSDMVSFGLAPALVVYLWALVELGQVGWVAAFFYAAAAALRLARFNTKVGVADKRFFQGLPSPSAAALVMGMVWVWHDLEFVGTDLGIMALVVTVIAGALMVSNVTYFSFKDMDFRHRVPFFVVLVIVVALMLTAIDPPKVLWGGFLLYALSGPTLTVIRWRRRRARGSEDKADGEEQKED; encoded by the coding sequence ATGTCGGACACCGAACCCCAGGCGGGCGACCAGAAGGCCCGCCGCGGCATCTACCTGCTGCCCAACCTGTTCACCACGGCGGCCCTGTTTGCGGGCTTCTATGCCATCGTGGCCGCCATCAACGATCAGTTCACCGCCGCCGCCATCGCGGTGTTCGTGGCCATGGTGCTGGATGGCATCGATGGACGCGTGGCGCGCATGACCAACACCCAGAGCGCCTTCGGCGCCGAGTACGACAGCCTCTCGGACATGGTCTCCTTCGGCCTCGCGCCGGCCCTGGTGGTCTATCTCTGGGCCCTGGTGGAACTGGGACAGGTGGGCTGGGTTGCGGCCTTCTTCTATGCCGCCGCCGCCGCCCTGCGCCTGGCCCGCTTCAACACCAAGGTGGGCGTGGCTGACAAGCGTTTCTTCCAGGGCCTGCCCAGCCCCTCCGCCGCCGCCCTGGTGATGGGCATGGTGTGGGTCTGGCACGACCTGGAATTCGTGGGCACGGATCTCGGGATCATGGCCCTGGTGGTGACCGTGATCGCCGGCGCGCTGATGGTGAGCAACGTCACTTACTTCAGCTTCAAGGACATGGATTTCCGCCACCGGGTGCCGTTCTTCGTGGTGCTGGTCATCGTGGTGGCCCTGATGCTGACCGCCATCGATCCCCCCAAGGTGCTCTGGGGCGGGTTCCTGCTCTACGCCCTGTCGGGCCCGACCCTGACCGTGATCCGCTGGCGTCGCCGGCGTGCCCGGGGCAGTGAGGACAAGGCGGATGGCGAGGAGCAGAAGGAGGATTGA
- a CDS encoding phosphatidylserine decarboxylase: MLPLAPEGRPYVAAAAVVVAGTHAVWGAEIAWPSWILLAVAFFIFRDFSRKVAPRALAVLSPVDGVVTEVAEHRDPYLGRPARRVSLRQSRFGEFNVHSPIEGKVQARWWPGKEGVKEGLPGDEFALQVQTDEGDEVVFAIQIRGLRLVRCGVQSGERMGQGRRCGFLGFGLPVQVYLPMNSRVEVAPGQRLKAGSDIIGILVHKESDKA; this comes from the coding sequence ATGCTTCCTCTCGCACCTGAAGGTCGTCCCTACGTCGCGGCTGCGGCGGTCGTCGTCGCCGGTACCCATGCGGTCTGGGGAGCCGAGATCGCCTGGCCCAGCTGGATCCTGCTGGCCGTGGCATTTTTCATCTTCCGTGATTTCAGCCGCAAGGTCGCGCCCAGGGCCCTGGCCGTGCTGAGCCCCGTGGACGGTGTGGTCACGGAGGTGGCCGAACATCGTGATCCCTACCTGGGCCGGCCGGCCCGGCGTGTGAGCCTGCGCCAGTCCCGTTTCGGTGAATTCAACGTGCACAGCCCGATCGAGGGCAAAGTGCAGGCGCGCTGGTGGCCGGGCAAGGAAGGGGTCAAGGAGGGGCTCCCCGGGGACGAGTTCGCCCTGCAGGTGCAGACCGATGAAGGCGACGAGGTGGTATTCGCCATACAGATCCGGGGGCTGCGATTGGTTCGTTGCGGCGTGCAGTCCGGTGAGCGCATGGGGCAGGGCAGGCGCTGCGGTTTCCTGGGTTTCGGCCTGCCGGTGCAGGTCTACCTGCCCATGAACAGCCGGGTGGAGGTGGCGCCGGGACAGCGCCTGAAGGCGGGCAGTGATATCATCGGTATCCTGGTCCACAAGGAAAGCGACAAGGCCTGA
- the ilvC gene encoding ketol-acid reductoisomerase, with translation MQVYYDKDADLSIIQGMKVAIVGYGSQGHAHANNLKDSGVDVTVALRAGSASAKKAEGAGLKVQGIEEAVKAADLIMILAPDEHQAALYKNQVEPNLKQGAVLAFAHGFNVHFEQIVPRSDVDVIMIAPKGPGHLVRSTYTKGGGVPSLIAVYQDASGRARDIALSYASANGGGRAGVIETSFKDETETDLFGEQAVLCGGATALVQAGFETLVEAGYPPEMAYFECLHELKLIVDLMYEGGIADMRYSISNTAEYGDITRGPRVVTEQTKAEMKKILTEIQTGKFAREFILENQAGAATLKASRRIAREHPIEVVGAKLRDMMPWIKANKIVDKSKN, from the coding sequence ATGCAGGTTTATTACGACAAAGACGCCGACCTCTCCATTATCCAGGGCATGAAGGTCGCCATCGTGGGTTACGGCTCCCAGGGCCACGCCCATGCCAACAACCTGAAGGATTCCGGCGTGGACGTGACCGTGGCGCTGCGCGCCGGTTCCGCCTCCGCCAAGAAGGCCGAGGGTGCGGGCCTCAAGGTTCAGGGCATCGAGGAGGCCGTCAAGGCCGCCGACCTGATCATGATCCTGGCCCCCGACGAGCACCAGGCCGCCCTGTACAAGAACCAGGTGGAGCCCAACCTGAAGCAGGGCGCCGTGCTGGCCTTCGCCCACGGCTTCAACGTGCACTTCGAGCAGATCGTGCCTCGCTCCGACGTGGACGTGATCATGATCGCCCCCAAGGGCCCCGGCCACCTGGTGCGTTCCACCTACACCAAGGGCGGCGGTGTGCCCAGCCTGATCGCCGTCTACCAGGACGCCTCCGGCCGTGCCCGTGACATCGCGCTCTCCTACGCCTCCGCCAACGGCGGCGGCCGCGCCGGTGTCATCGAGACCAGCTTCAAGGACGAGACCGAGACCGATCTGTTCGGCGAACAGGCCGTGCTGTGCGGCGGTGCCACCGCTCTGGTGCAGGCCGGCTTCGAGACCCTGGTGGAAGCCGGCTATCCGCCGGAGATGGCCTACTTCGAGTGCCTGCACGAACTCAAGCTGATCGTGGACCTGATGTATGAAGGCGGCATCGCCGACATGCGTTACTCCATCTCCAACACCGCCGAGTACGGCGACATCACCCGCGGCCCCCGCGTGGTGACCGAGCAGACCAAGGCGGAGATGAAGAAGATCCTGACCGAGATCCAGACCGGCAAGTTCGCCCGGGAATTCATCCTGGAGAACCAGGCCGGTGCCGCGACCCTGAAGGCCAGCCGTCGCATCGCCCGCGAGCATCCCATCGAGGTGGTGGGTGCCAAGCTGCGTGACATGATGCCCTGGATCAAGGCCAACAAGATCGTCGACAAGTCGAAAAACTGA
- the ilvN gene encoding acetolactate synthase small subunit, whose translation MRHIIAILMENESGALSRVAGLFSARGYNIESLTVAPTDDPTLSRLTLVTSGSDEIVEQIVKQLNKLIDVVKLMDLTEYRHIEREIMMAKLRVGGDDREEVKRLTDIFRGRIIDVSPATYVIELTGDSSKLDAFIEALRPFEVLEVVRSGVMGIARGDVALKI comes from the coding sequence ATGAGACATATCATTGCAATCCTGATGGAAAACGAATCCGGCGCCCTGTCCCGGGTGGCCGGGCTGTTCTCGGCGCGCGGCTACAACATCGAGTCGCTCACCGTGGCGCCCACCGATGACCCGACCCTGTCGCGCCTGACGCTGGTCACCAGCGGCTCCGACGAGATCGTCGAGCAGATCGTCAAGCAGCTCAACAAGCTGATCGACGTGGTCAAGCTGATGGACCTGACCGAGTATCGCCACATCGAGCGCGAGATTATGATGGCCAAGCTGCGGGTGGGTGGTGACGACCGGGAAGAGGTCAAGCGCCTGACTGATATCTTCCGCGGCCGCATCATCGACGTGAGCCCGGCCACCTATGTGATCGAGCTCACCGGTGACAGCAGCAAACTGGACGCCTTCATCGAGGCCCTGCGCCCGTTCGAGGTGCTCGAAGTGGTGCGTTCCGGCGTCATGGGCATTGCCCGTGGCGATGTCGCATTAAAGATTTAG
- a CDS encoding acetolactate synthase 3 large subunit has translation MELTGAEIFVRCLQEEGVDLIFGYPGGAVLHIYDALYKQDKVAHILVRHEQGAIHAAEGYAKSTDKPGVALVTSGPGATNAITGIADAYMDSVPLVVFTGQVPTSLIGNDAFQEVDTVGITRPCVKHNFLVKDVKDLATTIKKAFYVATSGRPGPVVVDIPKDVTAHKCEFSYPKTIRMRSYNPTVKGHTGQIKKAIDLILEARQPVIYTGGGVILGRAAKSLTDFTRLLGYPITNTLMGLGGYPATDKQFIGMLGMHGTYEANMAMHHADLVIAIGARFDDRVTGNIEKFCPYAKIVHVDVDPASISKNVKVDVPIVGQVDSVLKAMIKEIKADPRKPDATALKAWWKQIDEWRAMDCLKFDRNSELIKPQFVIETLWKLTKGDAFVTSDVGQHQMWAAQFYKFDKPNRWINSGGLGTMGFGLPSAMGVQLAHPDATVACITGEASIQMCIQELSTCLQYHLPIKVVNLNNRYMGMVRQWQEFFYQGRYAMSYMDALPDFMALAQAYGHVGMRIEKPADVEGAIKEALKLKDRLVFMDFITDQSENVYPMIPAGAGQNEMILV, from the coding sequence GTGGAATTGACCGGTGCCGAGATCTTTGTCCGCTGCTTGCAGGAGGAAGGTGTCGATCTTATTTTCGGGTACCCGGGTGGCGCCGTGCTTCACATCTACGACGCCCTGTACAAGCAGGATAAGGTTGCACACATCCTCGTGCGGCATGAACAGGGGGCGATTCACGCCGCCGAAGGCTATGCCAAGTCGACGGACAAGCCCGGTGTAGCCCTGGTAACCTCCGGTCCCGGCGCCACCAATGCCATCACCGGCATCGCCGACGCCTACATGGATTCCGTGCCCCTGGTGGTGTTCACCGGCCAGGTGCCCACCAGCCTGATCGGCAACGACGCCTTCCAGGAAGTGGACACCGTCGGTATCACGCGCCCCTGCGTGAAGCACAACTTCCTGGTCAAGGACGTCAAGGATCTGGCCACCACCATCAAGAAGGCCTTCTACGTGGCCACCTCCGGCCGACCCGGCCCGGTGGTGGTGGACATCCCCAAGGATGTCACCGCCCACAAGTGCGAGTTCAGCTACCCCAAGACCATCCGGATGCGTTCCTACAATCCGACGGTCAAGGGCCACACGGGGCAGATCAAGAAGGCCATCGACCTGATCCTGGAGGCGCGCCAGCCGGTGATCTATACCGGCGGTGGCGTGATCCTGGGCCGTGCCGCCAAGTCCCTGACCGACTTCACCAGGCTGCTCGGTTATCCCATCACCAACACCCTGATGGGCCTGGGTGGCTACCCGGCCACCGACAAGCAGTTCATCGGCATGCTGGGCATGCACGGCACCTATGAAGCCAACATGGCCATGCACCACGCTGACCTGGTAATCGCCATCGGCGCCCGCTTCGACGACCGGGTGACGGGCAACATCGAGAAGTTCTGCCCCTACGCCAAGATCGTGCACGTGGACGTGGACCCGGCCTCCATCTCCAAGAACGTGAAGGTGGATGTGCCCATCGTCGGCCAAGTGGACAGCGTGCTCAAGGCCATGATCAAGGAGATCAAGGCCGACCCGCGCAAGCCCGACGCCACCGCGCTCAAGGCCTGGTGGAAGCAGATCGACGAGTGGCGCGCCATGGACTGCCTGAAGTTCGACCGCAACTCCGAACTCATCAAGCCCCAGTTCGTGATCGAGACCCTGTGGAAGCTTACCAAGGGGGATGCCTTCGTCACCTCCGACGTGGGCCAGCACCAGATGTGGGCGGCGCAGTTCTACAAGTTCGACAAGCCCAATCGCTGGATCAACTCGGGGGGGCTCGGCACCATGGGTTTCGGCCTGCCGTCGGCCATGGGCGTGCAGCTTGCCCACCCGGATGCCACGGTGGCCTGTATCACCGGTGAGGCCAGCATCCAGATGTGCATCCAGGAGCTGTCAACCTGCCTGCAGTATCACCTGCCCATCAAGGTGGTGAACCTGAACAACCGTTACATGGGCATGGTGCGGCAGTGGCAGGAGTTCTTCTATCAGGGCCGTTACGCCATGTCCTACATGGATGCCCTGCCGGACTTCATGGCGCTCGCCCAGGCCTACGGCCACGTGGGCATGCGCATCGAGAAGCCCGCTGACGTGGAGGGCGCCATCAAGGAGGCCCTCAAGCTCAAGGACCGCCTGGTGTTCATGGACTTCATCACCGATCAGTCCGAGAACGTCTATCCCATGATCCCGGCCGGTGCCGGCCAGAACGAAATGATCCTGGTGTGA